A window of the Methyloprofundus sp. genome harbors these coding sequences:
- a CDS encoding glutathione S-transferase yields MRARMALKYSGVAVQLREVVLRDKPAVLLTSSAKGTVPVLVLADGSIIDESRKIMLWTLQQNDPEQWLPQQHESSGILIDELLDQNDFAFKNNLDRYKYPDRYPEQAVEYYRAQGELFLEVLEKRLQQQEFLMGTQISIADIGIFPFIRQFAHVDNAWFIQSPYPHLQIWLDYFLHSTLFNATMEKYPQWLEGSEAVVFC; encoded by the coding sequence ATGCGTGCACGGATGGCATTAAAATACTCCGGCGTTGCGGTGCAATTACGTGAGGTCGTTTTACGTGATAAACCCGCTGTATTGCTCACCAGCTCAGCTAAAGGCACTGTACCAGTTTTAGTGTTGGCTGATGGGAGCATTATTGATGAAAGTCGGAAAATTATGTTGTGGACTTTGCAGCAGAATGATCCTGAGCAATGGTTGCCACAACAGCATGAATCTTCTGGTATCTTGATTGATGAGCTGTTGGATCAGAATGATTTTGCATTTAAAAATAATTTGGATAGGTATAAATACCCTGATCGTTATCCTGAACAAGCGGTAGAGTATTATCGTGCTCAGGGAGAGCTGTTTTTAGAGGTGTTGGAAAAGAGATTGCAACAACAAGAATTTTTAATGGGTACACAAATATCAATAGCTGATATTGGTATTTTTCCTTTTATTCGCCAATTTGCACATGTGGATAATGCTTGGTTTATACAATCACCTTATCCACACTTACAAATCTGGCTAGACTATTTTCTGCACTCTACGCTATTTAATGCAACGATGGAAAAATATCCGCAGTGGCTTGAAGGTTCGGAGGCTGTGGTGTTTTGTTAA
- a CDS encoding L,D-transpeptidase YcbB, whose amino-acid sequence MRATSQLKSLFICILLALPCEINAQQQQFPAGNITITQILNAPAHPYYNTALTQHERHSLQSLYQLNLNQLLWFNTDHPINSINQLLALFSQAPTHGLNSSDYATELLTKHWHTLQQSTPSFYEFAVFDNALSLSLLRYLHDLHYGRVDPQQLGFHLPYKKTSSFSRLIFNAVQTNSLNALIADNEPKLIPYQQLKVALAKYRRLNQHFIKQPFFHFEQSLRPGDWSTQINALEHYLDAFNTDLEHTIAPPQPQNNTYTESMVRKIRHFQTAHGLQSDGIIGKQTLAAINTPISQRIAQIELAMERLRWLPDEYQGSVILVNIPAFQLWAYNSAEPQDKVLTMSVIVGKAKAKNEEPETETILQTPVFAAKLNYLVFSPYWNIPKSILNKEILPLLEKNPDYLERNNMEIVARFAHNATVHPANAENIARLYTDELKLRQRPSARNALGRLKFIFPNNYKVYLHDTPARRLFNRTKRDFSHGCVRVANPQALAQFVLDNQPEWDGKTIKEAMRADAPIIASVNKKIPVLIFYTTALVNKMGLSFYPDIYGHDPALQAALSMRSQNLAKAVLLPTTDTTSINMHKVGTSVKPDTATR is encoded by the coding sequence ATGCGCGCCACTTCACAGCTAAAGAGTCTATTCATATGTATCCTGCTGGCACTACCCTGCGAGATTAATGCGCAGCAACAGCAATTCCCTGCAGGCAATATAACGATTACCCAGATTCTCAATGCACCAGCGCACCCATACTATAATACTGCTCTTACTCAACACGAACGCCACTCATTACAAAGCCTATACCAACTCAATCTAAATCAATTACTGTGGTTTAATACTGATCATCCTATCAATAGTATCAATCAATTATTAGCGCTATTTAGCCAAGCACCGACCCATGGCCTGAATAGTAGCGACTATGCGACTGAACTACTCACTAAGCACTGGCACACCTTACAACAAAGCACCCCCAGTTTCTATGAGTTTGCAGTATTTGACAATGCCTTAAGTTTATCTTTGCTACGTTATTTACATGATTTGCATTATGGTAGGGTTGACCCACAGCAACTAGGCTTCCATTTGCCTTACAAAAAAACAAGCAGCTTTAGCAGACTCATTTTTAATGCCGTGCAAACCAACTCACTTAATGCCCTGATTGCTGATAATGAGCCTAAACTCATTCCTTATCAACAATTAAAGGTTGCCCTCGCAAAATACCGCCGCCTAAATCAGCACTTTATTAAACAACCATTTTTTCATTTTGAACAATCTCTTCGCCCAGGTGACTGGTCTACCCAAATCAATGCCTTAGAACATTACTTAGATGCATTTAATACTGATCTAGAACATACGATAGCTCCACCACAGCCACAAAATAACACTTATACTGAGAGTATGGTCAGAAAAATTCGCCACTTCCAAACAGCGCATGGCCTGCAGAGTGATGGCATTATTGGCAAACAAACACTTGCAGCCATAAACACGCCTATCAGCCAACGTATTGCGCAAATAGAACTAGCCATGGAACGCTTACGCTGGCTACCTGACGAATACCAAGGGTCAGTTATTCTGGTCAATATCCCCGCGTTTCAATTATGGGCTTATAACTCGGCAGAACCACAAGATAAGGTGCTGACCATGAGTGTTATTGTCGGCAAGGCCAAAGCAAAAAATGAAGAGCCTGAGACAGAAACTATCTTACAAACCCCCGTGTTTGCAGCAAAGCTCAATTACCTAGTATTTAGTCCTTACTGGAATATCCCTAAAAGTATTTTAAACAAAGAAATTCTACCGCTATTGGAGAAAAACCCTGATTACTTAGAGCGCAATAACATGGAAATCGTGGCACGTTTCGCACATAATGCGACAGTACACCCCGCCAATGCTGAAAACATAGCACGCTTATATACTGACGAATTAAAATTAAGGCAACGCCCGAGTGCACGTAACGCCTTGGGGCGACTTAAATTTATTTTCCCCAATAACTATAAAGTCTATTTGCACGACACCCCTGCACGCAGGTTATTTAATCGTACTAAGCGTGATTTTAGTCACGGCTGTGTACGGGTTGCCAACCCGCAAGCATTAGCGCAATTTGTATTAGATAATCAACCTGAATGGGATGGGAAAACAATTAAAGAGGCTATGCGAGCAGATGCACCCATTATTGCCAGTGTTAACAAGAAAATACCTGTCCTCATTTTTTATACGACTGCATTAGTCAATAAAATGGGACTTTCTTTTTATCCAGACATCTATGGGCACGACCCAGCACTACAAGCTGCACTGAGTATGCGTAGTCAAAATTTGGCTAAAGCGGTATTATTACCAACGACGGACACGACCAGTATCAATATGCACAAAGTTGGAACGAGTGTAAAGCCCGACACCGCCACGCGCTAA
- a CDS encoding Cu(I)/Ag(I) efflux system membrane protein CusA/SilA translates to MNPPSPTNNTGPIQYIIAYCAQHAFVTLIIILACAFGGYRALLNTPLDAVPDLSDVQVIIYTEWSGRSPDLVEDQITYPLTSKLLAAPKVQSVRGQSFLGLSFVYVIFEDDTDIYWARSRVLEYLTTAAADLPTDARPTLGPDATGVGWVFQYALVDKSGKNNLADMRSFQDFKLRYWLESVPGVAEVASIGGFEKEYQVTVDPYKLADSGFSLQQVARAIRRSNNDVGGRVLEIAGHEHFIRGRGYIKSIADIERIALDVNKQGVPIAVSDIAQVTLGPAMRRGLAELDGEGETVGGIVIMRYGEDALDVIQRVKQRLQEVKKSLPSGMEIITVYDRSSLIENAIQTLQDTLTEEMLVVSLVIILFLLHLRSALIAILALPIAILLAFIPMSAQQLPANIMSLGGIAVAIGAMVDAAITIIENIHNRLENLNEPSDTQRRQVIIQAMQEVGPSIFFALLIITVSFLPIFALEGTEGRLFKPLAFTKTYAMGFSALLAITLIPALAVLLIRGKIRGSKNWLNRAMIAIYSPIVRFAIRFRAGVIVIAMIALVATVPYFFKLGSEFMPPLNEGSILYMPTTLPGMSVAAAGQVLQSMDKQLKTFPEVERVFGKIGRSTSPTDPAPLSMVETVITLKPKDQWRPGLSWDDLIAEMDAKLQYPGMPNIWWMPIQTRTEMLATGIRSGLGIKVFGDNLAEIEASAVRIEQVLQQDKRTAGHTRSAFAERLTGGYYLDFTVDRDKIARYGLTVDDVQEALSIAVGGLTVTETIEGRERYAINLRYARDFRDDPEVLKQVRVSTPSGAQIPLGQLSTLEFIKGPPMLRTESGELVSFVFVDVKDISFVDYVNLAQQVVGEQVNIPQGIRIEWAGQFKYYERVKATLKILVPITLLIVFLMLYINHGSIGETLIILLAIPFALIGAVWLLYLLEYNLSIAVWVGMIALAGVAAEMGVLMLLYLDLSYRQYQADNRLNSKQDLTEAIVAGAARRIRPKLMSGMTTLIGLTPILWQTGTGADVMKRIAAPMVGGMTSTLILVLIVFPAVYSYWRGWQLK, encoded by the coding sequence ATGAATCCCCCCTCACCAACTAATAATACTGGCCCAATTCAATATATCATTGCTTATTGCGCCCAGCATGCTTTCGTTACATTAATTATTATTCTCGCTTGTGCTTTCGGTGGTTATCGTGCCTTACTTAATACGCCTTTGGATGCGGTTCCTGACTTATCTGATGTACAAGTTATTATTTATACTGAATGGTCAGGGCGTAGTCCTGATTTGGTGGAAGACCAAATAACTTACCCCTTAACCAGTAAATTACTGGCAGCTCCCAAAGTACAATCAGTACGCGGGCAAAGCTTTCTGGGCTTAAGTTTTGTCTATGTGATTTTTGAAGATGATACTGATATTTATTGGGCGCGCTCACGGGTACTGGAATATTTGACGACTGCAGCTGCTGATTTGCCTACAGATGCACGCCCAACTCTAGGGCCTGATGCAACGGGAGTAGGCTGGGTATTTCAATATGCCTTAGTCGACAAATCTGGTAAGAATAACTTGGCAGACATGCGTAGTTTTCAGGATTTTAAATTACGTTATTGGTTGGAGTCAGTGCCAGGGGTTGCCGAAGTTGCTTCTATTGGTGGCTTTGAAAAGGAATATCAGGTTACGGTAGATCCCTATAAATTAGCTGATTCAGGCTTTTCATTACAGCAAGTGGCGCGAGCGATACGCCGATCTAATAATGATGTCGGCGGGCGAGTGCTTGAAATTGCTGGGCATGAGCATTTTATTCGTGGCAGAGGCTATATAAAATCGATTGCCGATATTGAGCGTATTGCTTTGGATGTTAATAAACAGGGTGTGCCGATTGCAGTCAGTGATATTGCGCAAGTTACTCTGGGGCCGGCCATGCGGCGTGGGTTGGCTGAGTTGGATGGTGAAGGTGAGACGGTGGGTGGTATTGTCATTATGCGTTATGGCGAAGATGCGCTGGATGTAATTCAGCGCGTTAAGCAACGCTTGCAAGAAGTTAAAAAATCTTTACCCTCAGGCATGGAAATCATTACTGTTTATGACCGTTCCAGCTTGATCGAAAATGCAATTCAAACCCTGCAAGATACGCTGACAGAAGAGATGCTGGTAGTTTCTCTGGTTATCATTTTGTTTCTGCTACACCTGCGCTCTGCATTGATTGCTATTTTGGCATTGCCAATTGCGATATTATTAGCCTTTATTCCGATGTCAGCCCAGCAATTACCCGCTAATATTATGTCTCTTGGCGGTATAGCAGTAGCAATTGGCGCAATGGTTGATGCGGCCATTACTATTATTGAGAATATCCATAATCGGTTGGAGAATTTAAACGAGCCATCCGATACCCAGCGGCGACAAGTGATTATTCAGGCTATGCAAGAAGTAGGGCCGAGTATTTTCTTTGCCTTATTAATTATTACGGTTTCATTTTTACCCATTTTTGCCTTGGAAGGCACAGAAGGGCGGTTATTCAAGCCACTGGCTTTTACTAAAACTTATGCAATGGGCTTTTCTGCATTGTTAGCGATTACCCTTATTCCTGCACTAGCGGTACTTTTGATTCGCGGCAAAATACGGGGTTCTAAAAATTGGTTGAACCGAGCCATGATTGCTATTTATAGCCCCATTGTTCGCTTTGCAATTCGCTTTCGTGCAGGCGTTATTGTCATTGCAATGATTGCCCTAGTGGCAACAGTCCCTTATTTTTTCAAACTAGGTAGTGAGTTTATGCCGCCGCTTAATGAAGGTAGTATTTTATATATGCCTACAACATTGCCTGGGATGTCGGTTGCAGCAGCAGGGCAAGTGCTGCAGTCTATGGATAAACAACTAAAGACTTTTCCGGAAGTGGAGCGAGTTTTTGGCAAAATCGGTCGCTCTACCAGTCCAACCGACCCTGCACCTTTGTCCATGGTCGAAACGGTTATTACTTTAAAGCCTAAAGATCAATGGCGGCCTGGTTTAAGTTGGGATGACTTGATTGCCGAAATGGATGCCAAATTACAATATCCAGGTATGCCCAATATTTGGTGGATGCCGATTCAAACTCGCACTGAAATGCTAGCTACAGGTATTCGTTCTGGGCTAGGTATTAAAGTATTCGGAGATAACTTGGCGGAGATTGAAGCCAGTGCGGTACGTATCGAACAAGTATTGCAGCAAGATAAGCGTACTGCAGGACATACCCGCAGTGCCTTTGCCGAGCGGCTAACAGGAGGTTATTATCTGGATTTTACAGTTGATAGAGATAAAATTGCCCGTTATGGGTTGACGGTTGATGATGTTCAAGAAGCATTAAGTATCGCTGTTGGAGGCTTAACAGTTACCGAAACTATTGAAGGTCGTGAGCGTTATGCTATTAATTTACGCTATGCGCGGGATTTTCGAGATGACCCTGAAGTATTAAAGCAAGTGCGAGTTTCCACGCCTAGTGGCGCACAAATTCCTCTCGGTCAATTAAGTACCTTGGAGTTTATTAAAGGCCCGCCGATGTTACGCACTGAATCTGGCGAATTAGTATCGTTTGTTTTTGTTGATGTAAAAGATATTAGTTTTGTTGACTATGTGAACTTGGCGCAACAAGTTGTCGGTGAGCAAGTTAATATTCCCCAAGGGATAAGAATTGAATGGGCAGGGCAGTTCAAATATTATGAACGCGTCAAAGCGACTTTAAAAATACTGGTGCCGATTACTTTATTGATTGTCTTTCTGATGCTCTATATTAATCATGGCTCCATTGGTGAGACGTTAATTATTTTATTGGCGATTCCTTTTGCATTGATTGGTGCTGTCTGGTTACTGTATTTATTAGAATATAACCTCAGTATTGCGGTGTGGGTAGGTATGATTGCTTTAGCGGGGGTGGCTGCCGAAATGGGGGTATTAATGTTGCTATATCTCGATTTAAGTTACCGTCAATACCAAGCAGATAATCGTTTAAATTCAAAACAAGATTTGACTGAAGCCATTGTTGCAGGTGCAGCCCGTAGAATCCGGCCCAAGCTCATGAGTGGTATGACCACCTTAATTGGTTTAACGCCTATTTTATGGCAAACGGGTACTGGTGCTGATGTTATGAAACGGATTGCTGCGCCAATGGTGGGTGGCATGACCTCAACCTTAATATTGGTATTAATTGTTTTTCCAGCCGTATATTCTTATTGGCGCGGTTGGCAGTTAAAATAG
- a CDS encoding molybdopterin adenylyltransferase, with amino-acid sequence MSQTKKQFIPLNIAVLVISDTRTAKDDVSGDTLVERLEKAGHTLYTKVIVADDIYQIRATASQWIANIDVNVIISTGGTGVTGRDGTPEAVEPLLDKTLAGFGEVFRMLSYDDIKTSTIQSRAIAGVANATYIFCLPGSASACCTAWDSLINAQLDFRTKPCNLVQLMPRLLEK; translated from the coding sequence ATGTCGCAAACTAAAAAACAATTTATACCACTAAATATAGCAGTATTAGTCATATCTGACACCCGCACAGCAAAAGATGATGTATCAGGCGACACTTTAGTAGAGCGCTTAGAAAAAGCAGGACATACTTTATACACCAAAGTCATTGTTGCTGATGATATTTATCAAATTCGTGCCACAGCCTCGCAGTGGATTGCTAATATTGATGTAAATGTCATTATCAGCACAGGCGGAACGGGGGTCACTGGAAGAGACGGTACTCCAGAAGCAGTTGAACCATTATTAGATAAAACCCTAGCGGGCTTTGGCGAGGTTTTTAGAATGCTATCCTATGATGATATTAAAACATCAACCATTCAGTCACGCGCTATCGCAGGCGTTGCCAATGCAACTTATATTTTTTGCTTACCTGGCTCTGCTAGTGCCTGCTGCACTGCATGGGATAGTTTAATTAACGCCCAGTTAGATTTTAGAACCAAACCTTGTAACCTAGTACAACTTATGCCTCGACTACTGGAAAAGTAA
- a CDS encoding thiopurine S-methyltransferase, with protein MQADFWLERWQQNQIGFHEEDINPHLQNFWDNFNIPVGSTIFVPLCGKSSDMLWLLSLGYQVIGVELSPIAVKSFFVDNSLSAEVTAQGTFQCWQVDGLTILQGNFFDLSSADLAGCYAVYDRAALIALPIEMRQQYVAHLRQIAPSLSHTLLVTLEYNQDEMSGPPFSVSSDEVQVLFGADYAVECLFKDDALQQNEYFKERGLSQLVESAYWLSQLDSPAAK; from the coding sequence ATGCAGGCAGACTTTTGGCTAGAACGCTGGCAACAAAACCAAATTGGCTTTCATGAGGAAGATATTAATCCGCATTTGCAAAATTTTTGGGATAACTTTAATATTCCTGTAGGCAGTACAATTTTTGTCCCTTTATGTGGTAAAAGTAGCGATATGTTATGGCTACTCTCTTTAGGTTACCAAGTCATCGGGGTGGAGCTTAGTCCGATTGCCGTTAAAAGCTTCTTTGTAGATAATAGCCTCAGCGCAGAAGTGACAGCTCAAGGGACTTTTCAGTGTTGGCAAGTAGATGGCTTGACTATTTTGCAGGGTAATTTTTTTGACTTAAGTAGTGCTGATTTAGCAGGCTGTTATGCAGTGTATGATAGAGCAGCCTTAATTGCCTTGCCAATAGAGATGCGCCAACAATATGTTGCTCACTTGCGCCAAATAGCCCCATCACTAAGCCACACTTTATTAGTGACACTAGAATATAATCAGGATGAAATGTCAGGGCCTCCGTTTTCAGTGAGCAGCGATGAAGTACAGGTATTATTTGGTGCAGATTATGCGGTTGAGTGTTTATTTAAAGATGATGCTTTGCAACAAAATGAGTACTTTAAAGAAAGAGGCTTATCACAGCTGGTTGAAAGTGCTTATTGGCTGAGCCAGTTAGACAGTCCTGCTGCAAAATAG
- a CDS encoding aminopeptidase N, with protein MSDKKMPEANPQTIYLKDYRVPEYLIPTIDLNFILEAENTRVVSRLTITHNPENKNNHAPLVLLGEDLGLISISLDGTKLTDHQYQLSDESLTIKHVPQDKTFTLEIENTLNPKANSALEGLYVSNDMLCTQCEAQGFRKITYFLDRPDVMSRFTTTLVADKTLYPVLLSNGNKIEHGELTDNRHWVTWEDPFKKPCYLFALVAGQLECIEDHFTTMSGRNITLHIYVEAHDIDKCAHAMQSLKNAMHWDEQTYGREYDLDLYMIVAVGHFNMGAMENKGLNIFNTKFVLARPDTATDMDYEHIEGVIGHEYFHNWTGNRITCRDWFQLSLKEGFTVFRDQEFTAEQTSKAVKRIDDVNMLRTRQFAEDAGPLAHPIRPEAYIEINNFYTLTVYEKGAEIVRMLQTLLGQDSFSKGADLYFQRHDGQAVTCEHFVQAMEDVGNKGLSQFRRWYAQAGTPTVTVLQQYDTDKQCLSLTLTQTITNQANPAILHIPIKVALFDEQGQQLVPYVQDVTTIANEVTLELTEQTQNFLFENVPSTPIISVLRGFSAPVKLVMPRPLTELAFLLRHDNDSFNRWEAGQKLSTNVIFKLITALKQDHELVIPSILIDGFKINMEQSWADLSYLACLLSLPSENYLAEQMAVVDVEAIHQAREFLKLSLAKQLAPQFKVLYQANHQNEAGELTASAISKRKIKNICLDYLSQLESTDSYQLADQQFATAKTMTDQIAALANIVNSQNPAKTNALEHFYQQWQAEALVIDKWFSIQASNSAADTFTVVQSLLQHSAFDLKNPNRVRALVGAFSQANPIHFHASNGQGYQFLADQVIILNSLNPQVASRMVGALTQWRKFDKQRQALMQTQLKRIINAENISKDVYEIASKSLI; from the coding sequence ATGAGTGATAAGAAAATGCCTGAAGCGAACCCACAAACAATTTACCTGAAAGATTACCGGGTTCCTGAGTATTTAATTCCCACCATTGATCTAAATTTTATTCTTGAGGCAGAAAATACTCGTGTTGTTTCTCGATTAACCATCACCCATAACCCCGAAAATAAAAACAACCATGCCCCTCTAGTATTGCTAGGGGAAGATTTAGGCCTCATTAGTATCTCTTTAGACGGCACTAAGCTAACTGATCACCAATACCAGTTAAGCGATGAATCACTGACCATAAAGCATGTCCCACAAGACAAAACCTTTACCCTAGAAATAGAAAATACGCTCAACCCAAAAGCCAATAGTGCTTTAGAAGGGTTGTATGTCTCTAATGATATGCTGTGCACTCAATGTGAAGCACAAGGTTTTAGAAAAATCACTTATTTTCTGGATAGACCTGATGTGATGAGCCGCTTTACCACCACATTAGTGGCAGATAAAACCCTCTACCCTGTCTTGCTTTCTAATGGCAATAAAATTGAGCATGGTGAATTAACCGATAACCGCCATTGGGTAACATGGGAAGACCCTTTTAAAAAACCTTGTTATTTATTTGCTCTAGTTGCGGGGCAACTTGAGTGTATAGAAGATCACTTTACCACCATGAGTGGTCGCAATATTACTTTACACATTTATGTCGAAGCACATGATATTGATAAATGCGCTCATGCCATGCAATCACTCAAAAATGCCATGCACTGGGATGAACAAACCTATGGCAGAGAATATGATTTAGATTTATACATGATTGTTGCTGTCGGGCACTTCAATATGGGTGCAATGGAAAATAAAGGGCTGAATATCTTTAATACCAAATTTGTATTGGCGCGCCCCGACACCGCAACCGATATGGATTATGAGCATATTGAAGGCGTTATTGGCCATGAATACTTTCATAACTGGACAGGCAACCGCATTACTTGCCGTGACTGGTTCCAGCTTAGTTTAAAAGAAGGCTTCACTGTCTTTCGCGATCAAGAATTCACTGCCGAGCAAACCTCTAAAGCCGTAAAACGTATTGATGATGTCAATATGTTGCGCACGCGCCAGTTTGCAGAAGATGCAGGACCTTTAGCTCACCCTATTCGCCCAGAAGCTTATATAGAAATTAATAATTTTTATACTCTGACAGTTTATGAAAAGGGGGCAGAAATTGTACGCATGTTACAAACCTTATTAGGTCAAGACAGCTTTAGTAAAGGCGCTGACTTGTATTTCCAACGCCACGATGGCCAAGCAGTCACCTGCGAACATTTTGTACAAGCAATGGAAGATGTCGGTAATAAAGGCTTAAGTCAGTTTAGGCGCTGGTATGCACAGGCAGGTACCCCAACAGTCACCGTGCTGCAACAATATGATACAGATAAACAATGCTTATCATTAACGCTGACTCAAACCATTACTAACCAAGCTAACCCGGCAATATTACATATTCCGATTAAAGTAGCCCTCTTTGATGAACAAGGACAACAATTAGTCCCTTACGTACAAGATGTAACCACTATTGCCAATGAAGTCACCTTAGAACTAACCGAACAAACACAAAACTTCTTATTCGAGAATGTTCCTAGCACTCCTATCATTTCAGTTTTACGCGGATTTTCTGCCCCCGTTAAACTGGTCATGCCACGGCCTTTAACTGAGCTCGCCTTTTTACTACGCCATGATAATGACAGCTTTAATCGCTGGGAAGCTGGCCAGAAATTAAGTACCAACGTTATATTTAAGCTCATCACTGCGCTTAAACAAGACCATGAACTCGTTATACCTAGCATTCTTATTGACGGCTTTAAAATTAACATGGAGCAATCCTGGGCTGACTTATCCTATTTAGCTTGCTTACTGAGCTTACCTAGCGAGAATTACTTAGCTGAGCAAATGGCAGTCGTTGATGTGGAAGCAATTCATCAAGCTAGAGAGTTCCTTAAACTGAGCTTGGCAAAACAATTAGCTCCTCAATTTAAGGTGCTTTATCAAGCCAATCACCAAAATGAAGCAGGGGAATTAACGGCATCAGCAATCAGTAAGCGCAAGATTAAAAATATTTGTCTGGATTATTTAAGTCAATTAGAAAGTACCGATAGTTACCAATTGGCAGACCAGCAATTTGCTACAGCAAAAACGATGACTGACCAAATAGCTGCTTTAGCAAATATTGTTAACAGTCAAAACCCTGCAAAAACGAATGCTCTTGAGCATTTTTATCAACAATGGCAAGCAGAAGCCTTGGTCATCGACAAATGGTTTAGCATTCAGGCCAGCAACTCAGCAGCAGATACTTTTACCGTTGTGCAATCATTATTACAACACAGTGCTTTTGATTTAAAAAACCCAAACCGAGTACGTGCATTAGTTGGTGCATTTAGCCAAGCTAACCCCATTCATTTTCATGCAAGTAATGGTCAAGGCTATCAATTTTTAGCCGATCAAGTCATCATTTTAAATAGTCTTAACCCGCAAGTGGCTTCACGTATGGTGGGTGCACTGACTCAATGGCGCAAGTTTGACAAACAACGCCAAGCGCTTATGCAAACACAGTTAAAGCGTATTATTAATGCTGAAAATATATCTAAAGATGTGTATGAAATTGCCAGCAAAAGCCTGATCTAA